One window of the Runella slithyformis DSM 19594 genome contains the following:
- a CDS encoding OmpA family protein has product MKRYILLIALAIGLWVKEVKAQSSLQQANQQYEMMAYSKAIELYELALKGNLADSTKLNMLIKLGHSYRHIRDTKNAERVYRAVTENKNTLPANQANCYLFFAQALASNGKYDEAKEVYERYNQVQQDDHRSKDFKKLYTDVSKLSKNVTSYTVEALDNINTNRADFSPTFYKKGLVFVSARNEGLKVKRVYSWNQTAFLDLYEIPDLSIINSKKTSRLGGSAATNKTDRARGVYLLGADEYTSPTANDSHIPGNYRNVNGTTTAPIQNAVIESQNMGKSINSKYHEGPVAFFKDGKKILFTRNNYLNGKYKTGKDGINKLKLYSAENANGNWRDLKELPFNSDEYSVGHPALSKDDKLLYFVSDMPGGFGGTDLYVSKYEGGNWTTPINLGPAVNSSGNEMFPFIDELGNLYFASDGHAGLGGLDIFYAKLMEGVMAKKPRNLGTPINSAKDDFGLITDGERKSGFFSSNRRQGGADDDLFRFERNGPLNPCQEVIVNVIDAETKSPLSNAVVIMTGKSDTDLKTAQTDQNGSIRLCLDPETDFVFKTTYEGYVGNSVELASKDSDITEAVMLDIPLEKVKTKSKTFTLRGLVTTQKDRKPIPGVKVLLHNECDGSVQEAVTDQNGAYLFEVPSGCDYSIEALKDNLGTMGSKVKGGETSEANITMFEKGDVIKIDNIYYDLDKYNIRSDAAAELNKLVELMNKYPKMKIEFGAHTDSRSSAKYNKKLSTNRAKAAVTYIVNQGVSSKRIIAAGYGESKLVNKCKDGVNCTEEEHQQNRRTEIKILSL; this is encoded by the coding sequence ATGAAAAGATATATTTTACTCATCGCGTTGGCCATTGGACTTTGGGTAAAGGAAGTAAAAGCACAATCTTCTTTGCAGCAGGCCAATCAGCAATACGAAATGATGGCTTACTCTAAAGCGATTGAGCTGTATGAGTTGGCACTCAAGGGAAACCTTGCCGATTCAACGAAATTAAATATGCTTATTAAGTTAGGACATAGCTATCGACACATCAGGGATACTAAAAATGCGGAGAGGGTCTATCGGGCCGTAACGGAAAATAAAAATACACTGCCTGCCAATCAGGCCAATTGCTACTTATTCTTTGCGCAGGCATTGGCAAGCAATGGAAAATACGATGAAGCAAAAGAAGTGTATGAGCGTTATAATCAGGTACAGCAGGACGATCACCGGAGTAAAGATTTTAAGAAGTTATATACGGATGTAAGTAAGTTATCTAAAAATGTAACCAGTTATACAGTAGAGGCTCTTGATAACATAAATACAAATCGGGCTGATTTCAGCCCTACTTTTTACAAAAAAGGATTGGTGTTTGTTTCTGCCCGCAATGAAGGCCTGAAGGTAAAACGTGTATACAGCTGGAACCAAACGGCCTTTTTGGATCTGTACGAGATCCCCGATTTATCCATCATTAACTCAAAGAAAACAAGTCGGCTTGGTGGCTCCGCTGCAACCAATAAGACGGACCGTGCCAGAGGAGTGTATCTGTTGGGGGCAGATGAGTATACATCGCCTACGGCCAATGATTCACACATACCCGGCAACTACCGCAATGTGAACGGTACCACGACGGCACCCATACAGAATGCCGTCATTGAATCGCAGAATATGGGCAAATCCATTAATTCAAAATACCACGAAGGACCGGTCGCTTTTTTTAAAGACGGCAAAAAAATCCTTTTCACTCGCAATAATTACCTTAACGGAAAGTATAAGACCGGTAAAGACGGTATTAACAAGTTGAAATTGTATTCGGCTGAAAATGCCAACGGAAATTGGAGAGACTTAAAAGAACTCCCGTTCAACAGCGATGAATATTCGGTAGGGCATCCGGCCTTATCAAAAGACGATAAACTCCTGTATTTTGTATCAGATATGCCGGGCGGCTTTGGCGGAACAGACCTGTACGTAAGTAAATACGAAGGTGGAAATTGGACTACCCCTATCAATCTGGGACCGGCGGTCAACAGCTCCGGAAATGAAATGTTTCCGTTTATAGATGAGCTGGGAAACCTTTACTTCGCTTCGGATGGTCATGCCGGCTTGGGAGGTTTGGATATCTTTTACGCTAAACTTATGGAAGGCGTAATGGCCAAAAAGCCCAGAAATTTGGGAACGCCCATCAATTCTGCCAAAGATGACTTCGGCCTGATTACCGACGGGGAACGGAAAAGCGGATTTTTCAGCAGCAACCGCCGTCAGGGTGGGGCAGATGATGATCTGTTTCGATTTGAACGCAACGGTCCGTTAAATCCCTGCCAGGAAGTGATCGTAAATGTCATCGATGCCGAAACCAAAAGCCCCCTGTCAAATGCAGTCGTGATCATGACCGGCAAAAGTGACACCGATCTAAAAACTGCGCAGACCGATCAAAACGGAAGCATACGACTGTGCCTGGATCCCGAAACCGATTTTGTATTCAAGACAACTTATGAAGGATATGTGGGCAATTCAGTCGAGCTTGCTTCCAAAGATTCGGATATAACGGAAGCGGTAATGCTGGATATACCATTGGAGAAAGTGAAGACAAAATCCAAAACATTTACGCTGCGCGGTTTGGTAACCACTCAGAAAGACCGTAAGCCGATTCCGGGGGTAAAAGTACTGCTTCATAATGAATGTGATGGAAGTGTACAGGAAGCCGTAACGGATCAGAACGGTGCGTATCTTTTTGAAGTACCCAGCGGTTGTGACTACTCTATCGAAGCCTTAAAAGATAACTTAGGCACGATGGGAAGTAAAGTAAAGGGGGGTGAAACATCGGAAGCCAATATTACCATGTTTGAGAAGGGTGACGTGATCAAAATCGACAATATCTATTATGATCTGGATAAGTACAACATCCGTTCAGATGCTGCTGCCGAATTGAATAAATTGGTAGAACTAATGAACAAATATCCCAAAATGAAGATTGAATTCGGTGCACATACAGATAGCCGTTCATCAGCCAAGTACAATAAAAAGCTTTCCACTAACCGTGCCAAAGCGGCGGTGACCTACATTGTGAATCAGGGCGTTTCGTCCAAAAGAATCATCGCGGCCGGGTATGGCGAAAGTAAATTGGTCAATAAATGCAAAGACGGCGTTAATTGCACCGAAGAAGAGCACCAACAGAACCGTCGGACGGAAATAAAGATTTTGAGTTTGTAA